Genomic window (Salvelinus namaycush isolate Seneca chromosome 10, SaNama_1.0, whole genome shotgun sequence):
TGTGTGTGACTCTACCATGACACTGGTATGGGAAACCTGTGGTCATACAATGAGTAAATGGGCCCTGTTGATGATAAGTATACTTAAGAGCCGAAACCTCTTAAGAGCAAGACGAAAGGGGagccaaagtgtgtgtgtgtgtgtgtgtgagagagagacagtgaggcaCTGGGGATCCTCGTGTGGGAAGCAGCTGGCGTTGGGTTTCTCATTCAGTGCCACGGGTGGGGGTGCTGGGTTGGTTGAGGCCCATTGTTTTACACATCCAGCCAGCAAagtccacctcctccacctcagcACGCTTGATAAACGTGTGGTTCTAAACAATAACAAACAGTAAACGCAAGTTAGTAAACGCATCAATATTAGTCCATGGCTGATATTGAAAGGGCATGTACAGTAGGGAACATAGCCAATTTGCAAACTACAAAATCTGTTTACAAACctcaataataataaatatagtaTAATACGTCATCTAGGAGGCGCTTTGAttcaaagcgacttagtcatttATGGATGCATACGGGTGGTCCCGCGAATATAACCAAATTATCCTGACGTTGCAAGCGctgtgctctaccaactgagctagaGGAAgatgagctacagaggaccaatgAACAATCAGAGCTGAACTGTCCAACTACATAGATGCACTTCAAATAACAGTCAACAGCGATAACAGTTAATAGCTACTCACCATCAGCATCTTCAGGTCAGCTCGCTCTGCTGGATTCTTGATCAGACTATTAACACAAACAGAAACATTTGATAATCTCCATGACTCCAGAGAAATcattagacccccccccccccccccccaaagaagaATAGAAAGGAAAGCCTTGATTAAGCTGCACAAGAAATTTCATTCTGCTGACGTGGCCATCATTCTCAAGGGATGAgaaaattacctttaaaatgtaCGTTTGCTCCACATTGCTCTACGCTGTGCCTATTGCCTACAATAATTGACAAGACGTGTGTTGAGTCCACACACAGCCAAAAAACAGAAAAGTCATGGTAAAACAACAAAAGGTGCTGAGGTAATGGGCACTATTCTTATATGATGAATGCTTGGGCTCACCATTTTGTCACAAACTCGTTGAAATCGTTGGTGAAGACACCAAGTGGCAGCCTGGGAGGAGGCTGGGAATGAGTAAAAAGGTGTGTAAGACAAATGTTATTTCAAAATCCCCAGAGCACACAGACAATGAGAATTGGTAATAAGGAGAATAATATGTGGAGTCAGCAGTTCATCTGACCTCATTGACAATGTAGTCCAGCAACTCAAATATCGCCATGGCTGGTCGACTGTCCATCCCATGTCCTGAGGAAGAGGAGAATATGGAGAGATATTTAGATATCATAAATAAAATACTTAAATTTTTTATTCTTTTTGATTCCAGTTACTTTTTTATTGAGAAGCAAAGGGAAATCTGTTTGAAAAGCACTAATATCGTCTATATTGTATTATGTGTGAGGAGGAGGGGATTCAGGTCAGTTCTCACCGCTGACTGGTCGCCCTCCTGGTGGTCTGGGGAGGCGGTTGGAGATGGTGTGTGGCTCCCCCTCGGCTCCGTCCTGTACGGGCCGGCCAAAGATGGCCTCCAGCTCCTTGGCATCAGGCGGGGGGATGGGGTAGCGGCCGATGGCCAGCTCCACCAGGGACAGGCCCATGCTCCACACGTCCGACTGCACAGAGTAGTGTGTGCCCTGCAGTCTCTCCGGCTGTTGAGGAACACACACGTACGTCACACCAAGGCAGAGCTGGCCAAGTGGGCGGGCGTCTCTGTGCACTGCACCCTCCAGGTGTCTGAGGGGAGGGGGCAGGGCTGGCAGAGCCTGCCTCCGTGCCACACGGCCCTCTACTGGGCACGGCCTCAGCTCTTGGCAGGGCATCctgggcagggagggagaaggagagctgACTCACCGACATGTAGGAGCGCGTTCCCACGAAGGAGTTGGCCATGGAGTCGATGAGTTGGCCACTCACGCCGAAGTCACACAGCTTGATCTCCCCGCGCGAGTTCACCAGGATGTTGGAGGGCTTGACGTCTGCGTGGCAGAGCAGGGAGGACAGGTGaggtcccagagagagagagggctgaggtCCCAGAGAGAAAGAAGGCCGAGGTCCCAGACCCAGCAGCACCAGCTGCCCCTTCCCCACGTCCCTGTCCAAGCCCCTCTACCATGCCAGACACCTCAACACTGACACATTTCACAAAGCTACTCTGTGGTAGCTAGAGCTGAACACTAATTACAGTTGAGACCATACAAACAAGCCAAATCCTCCTCAATCCCCCTAGTCACAAAGTCTGGAAAATTGAAACTGAATAATGGGGTTGTAGACCTGACATCCATCCTCTGTGGTGACCCCCTCCCACTTCAGAGGAGACACAGGGGCGAgtatgagagagggagacaggggcgagaatgagagggagagacggagggggcTGCAGGGCGCGGCTGCCATGTAATCACATCTGAGAGCCTGTAATTACCGCCTGGGCTCCCGGACAGCTCTGCCTCAGCCCTGCCACAACACACCACAGCCCAAAACACTGTACCATGGACCTCAGCTCCAGAACAACACTATACCACGACACACCAGAGCCCACCCATCGGCTCCACATACAACCACCACACACCAGGGCCATCAATTCGAAACACTGTAAACCATCACCCTCAGCTCCAGAACACTATTATACACCAAACGTTAAACATTACATCCCCTCAACTCAAGATACACCCAAACACACTATTTTACTATGTCCAAATAAAACACTACATCCATGGTCTTAAATCATATCGTTTATGTGCACAAAAACACAGTACAATCTATATGGAAAACAATAGTCCATATGGGGAGCTGTCTTACCTCTGTGCATGATCTGGTGCTTCTCCCGCAGATAGGCAAGTCCTCGGAGTACCTTTAAGAGTGATATgcaaacattttatttaacaCAACATACTTTGACAGCGTATCATCCACACTTCCTGGACCTGAAAT
Coding sequences:
- the LOC120054777 gene encoding dual specificity mitogen-activated protein kinase kinase 2, with the protein product MAPKRRPVPLNITPIGEGQSISTTIDAASEANLEALQKKLGELDLDEQQRKRLEAFLTQKAQVGELKDDDFHPICELGAGNGGVVNKVRHKPSRLVMARKLIHLEIKPAIRNQIIRELQVLHECNSPYIVGFYGAFYSDGEISICMEHMDGGSLDQVLKEARRIPEEILGKVSIAVLRGLAYLREKHQIMHRDVKPSNILVNSRGEIKLCDFGVSGQLIDSMANSFVGTRSYMSPERLQGTHYSVQSDVWSMGLSLVELAIGRYPIPPPDAKELEAIFGRPVQDGAEGEPHTISNRLPRPPGGRPVSGHGMDSRPAMAIFELLDYIVNEPPPRLPLGVFTNDFNEFVTKCLIKNPAERADLKMLMNHTFIKRAEVEEVDFAGWMCKTMGLNQPSTPTRGTE